Proteins encoded by one window of Sulfurospirillum barnesii SES-3:
- the queC gene encoding 7-cyano-7-deazaguanine synthase QueC, with translation MRKALVVFSGGQDSTTCLGWAKNRFDEVETITFDYGQKHRVEIAQAQKIAHVLHVKNTLLSLDAFSQLNDSALIDGTQDIGAHHVTHTNLPASFVPNRNAIFFTLAHAFAQKQGIEHIIIGVNQTDYSGYPDCREPFVKALELALNLGSEANITFHYPLMHLTKAQTFELSRVEGVLDLVIDESHTCYNGVHTHKHAWGYGCGECPACVLRKIGWEAYTQGV, from the coding sequence ATGCGTAAAGCCCTTGTTGTTTTTAGTGGTGGACAAGACAGTACCACCTGCCTTGGTTGGGCAAAAAACCGTTTTGATGAGGTGGAAACCATTACCTTTGATTACGGTCAGAAGCATCGTGTTGAAATCGCTCAGGCACAAAAGATAGCGCATGTCTTACATGTAAAAAACACCTTGCTCAGTCTGGATGCCTTTTCTCAGCTCAATGACTCTGCACTCATTGATGGTACGCAAGATATTGGAGCGCATCATGTGACGCATACCAACTTGCCAGCTTCGTTTGTGCCTAATCGCAATGCGATTTTCTTTACTCTAGCACACGCCTTTGCGCAAAAGCAAGGTATAGAGCATATCATCATTGGGGTCAATCAGACCGATTATTCAGGCTATCCTGATTGCAGAGAGCCGTTTGTTAAAGCCTTAGAATTAGCGCTCAATTTGGGGAGTGAAGCCAACATTACCTTTCACTATCCGCTTATGCATCTCACCAAAGCGCAAACCTTTGAGCTCTCACGGGTTGAGGGCGTTTTGGATTTGGTCATTGACGAGTCGCATACCTGTTACAACGGAGTACATACGCACAAACACGCTTGGGGGTATGGGTGTGGAGAAT
- a CDS encoding 7-carboxy-7-deazaguanine synthase QueE, giving the protein MLKVVEIFYSIQGEGTQVGVPSIFIRLHGCNLSCSFCDEELHKGAYEELSFEAVLERIQTYLSMNVIITGGEPTLYDLRDFIAFLQGHGYFVAVETNGFRFSHIANANWITYSPKEWNHIAQEGFHEVKFVVGKNAPLEKILEFKSDKPIFIQPQNESDKPNFENVAFCVEFVKKYPRFILSVQLHKFLGVE; this is encoded by the coding sequence ATGTTAAAAGTTGTAGAAATATTTTATTCCATTCAAGGTGAGGGAACGCAAGTGGGGGTTCCTTCTATTTTTATTCGTCTTCATGGGTGCAATTTGAGTTGTTCCTTTTGCGATGAGGAGCTGCATAAAGGTGCGTATGAGGAGCTTTCGTTTGAAGCGGTGTTAGAGCGCATTCAAACCTATCTTTCGATGAATGTGATTATCACAGGTGGTGAGCCTACGTTGTATGACCTTCGTGATTTTATTGCGTTTTTGCAGGGACATGGTTACTTTGTAGCGGTGGAGACCAATGGATTTAGGTTTTCGCATATTGCCAATGCCAATTGGATCACCTACAGTCCAAAAGAGTGGAATCATATCGCTCAAGAGGGATTTCATGAGGTGAAGTTTGTGGTGGGGAAAAATGCCCCTTTAGAGAAAATTTTGGAGTTTAAAAGCGATAAGCCTATTTTCATTCAGCCTCAAAATGAGAGCGATAAGCCCAATTTTGAAAATGTCGCCTTTTGCGTGGAGTTTGTCAAAAAATATCCACGTTTTATCTTAAGTGTACAGTTGCATAAGTTTTTAGGAGTGGAGTAA
- a CDS encoding 6-carboxytetrahydropterin synthase, whose translation MLWQISKEFDFCYGHRVWSQQLDSEFSLTGCLACRHLHGHQGKIVVYLQSNELKNGMVTDFHHLNWFKQFLDATLDHKFIIDIHDPLFETLLPHFSDKQNLLSHEAGYQTPDLSKVVQEATHLIEMYEGYIIVDFVPTSENISTWLLGIIQKKMSRLGVKVSHVEFLETPKSRSIVYNQQ comes from the coding sequence ATGCTATGGCAAATCAGTAAAGAGTTCGATTTTTGTTACGGGCACCGTGTCTGGTCACAACAACTCGACTCAGAATTTTCGCTCACAGGCTGTTTAGCGTGCCGTCATTTGCACGGGCATCAGGGTAAAATTGTCGTTTATTTGCAAAGCAATGAACTCAAAAACGGTATGGTCACAGATTTTCACCATCTTAATTGGTTCAAACAATTTTTAGACGCCACGCTCGATCACAAATTTATCATCGACATCCACGACCCACTCTTTGAAACGCTTTTACCGCACTTTTCGGACAAACAAAATCTCCTAAGCCATGAGGCAGGCTACCAAACGCCTGATTTAAGTAAAGTCGTACAGGAAGCAACCCATTTGATTGAGATGTATGAGGGCTACATTATCGTTGATTTTGTTCCTACCAGTGAAAATATCTCAACATGGCTTTTAGGCATTATTCAAAAGAAAATGAGTCGTTTAGGGGTCAAAGTATCGCATGTGGAGTTTTTAGAAACCCCAAAAAGCAGAAGTATCGTCTACAATCAACAGTAG
- the dut gene encoding dUTPase, with the protein MTSRDYLTQMFALQQKLNDETNGIGWENGYTKNNRMINWKRCIYMECAELIDSFSWKHWKSINKATDWDNVTVEIVDIWHFIMSLLLEDYKTNGKGDLEKLVHDVLDVQGFEAFTKEPLSFSSADPMELINDIEGIIHDMTGFEADLFDGLLKEYFALSRKCGINLKVLYKFYVAKNVLNQFRQDHGYKEGHYKKVWNGKEDNEVMLSFLSGENAPTIEALYKKLEGAYAKA; encoded by the coding sequence ATGACTAGTAGAGATTATTTAACACAAATGTTTGCCCTGCAACAAAAACTCAACGATGAAACCAATGGAATTGGTTGGGAAAATGGGTACACCAAAAATAACCGCATGATTAACTGGAAGCGATGTATTTACATGGAGTGTGCGGAGCTCATTGATAGTTTTAGTTGGAAACATTGGAAGAGTATTAACAAAGCGACGGATTGGGACAATGTCACCGTTGAGATTGTGGATATTTGGCATTTTATTATGAGTTTGTTGTTGGAAGATTATAAAACCAATGGAAAAGGTGATTTGGAAAAATTGGTGCATGATGTCTTAGACGTTCAAGGTTTTGAAGCCTTCACCAAAGAGCCTCTTTCTTTCTCTTCGGCAGATCCAATGGAGCTCATTAATGACATTGAGGGGATTATCCACGATATGACAGGTTTTGAAGCGGATTTGTTTGATGGGCTCTTAAAAGAGTACTTTGCACTCTCTCGTAAGTGTGGCATTAATCTTAAAGTGCTTTACAAATTTTACGTGGCAAAAAATGTCCTCAACCAATTTAGACAAGACCACGGTTATAAAGAGGGGCACTATAAAAAAGTGTGGAATGGTAAAGAGGACAACGAGGTAATGCTCTCATTCCTTTCAGGCGAAAATGCCCCAACGATTGAGGCACTCTATAAAAAACTTGAGGGTGCTTACGCTAAAGCGTAA
- a CDS encoding patatin-like phospholipase family protein, with protein sequence MAGTLKISLALSGGAARGAFHLGVIAACERHGIEIGAISGTSIGAVIATGVGSGVSAFDMIRLFKSEALRKVIGFNYFQKGLFRIDETAAILREIAPISRLEEMRIPTFITCVDMNRGELVRFCKGDAIKLAIASSALIPIFRPIVYENYLLIDGGFMDNLPISPLLDFDDPIVSVNLHPLHVTTKHTLTSMVKRSLFLLFMASSQLQISKSDLYISDPELSTFGLFTFGELMRCFELGYAKGSESLLTFMAQKSII encoded by the coding sequence ATGGCTGGAACACTAAAAATTTCACTCGCCCTCTCAGGCGGTGCGGCTAGGGGTGCCTTTCATCTGGGTGTCATCGCCGCGTGTGAGCGCCATGGCATTGAAATAGGCGCTATTTCAGGAACAAGCATTGGAGCGGTCATTGCCACAGGCGTGGGCTCAGGCGTGAGTGCTTTTGATATGATACGTCTGTTTAAGAGTGAAGCCCTTCGCAAGGTGATTGGGTTTAATTATTTTCAAAAAGGCTTGTTTCGCATTGATGAGACAGCGGCGATTTTAAGGGAAATTGCACCTATCTCACGACTGGAGGAGATGCGCATTCCTACTTTTATCACCTGTGTGGATATGAACAGGGGTGAGTTGGTACGTTTTTGCAAGGGCGATGCTATTAAGCTAGCCATTGCAAGCTCAGCGCTCATTCCTATTTTTCGCCCTATTGTTTATGAAAACTATCTTTTAATTGATGGAGGATTTATGGATAATCTTCCTATTTCTCCCCTCTTAGATTTTGATGATCCTATTGTGAGTGTCAATCTTCACCCTTTACATGTAACGACAAAACACACCCTCACTTCCATGGTAAAACGCTCGTTGTTTTTGCTCTTTATGGCATCGTCTCAGTTGCAAATTTCTAAAAGCGATCTTTACATTAGCGATCCTGAACTCTCCACCTTTGGATTGTTTACTTTTGGTGAATTGATGCGCTGTTTTGAGCTAGGATACGCTAAAGGGAGTGAGTCTCTTTTGACTTTTATGGCGCAAAAAAGTATAATCTAG
- a CDS encoding UDP-2,3-diacylglucosamine diphosphatase: MSSIANDEEVFAFRSIFISDVHLGTRFCQAHELLEFLRRSECEHLFLVGDIIDGWAIKRKMKWAQSHSDVIQKVLRKARKGTKVTYITGNHDEFLRSFLPLALGDSIEIRDEYAYVSLRNERYYIAHGDFFDSVTMTKRWLALLGDVGYDMLLHVNQVLTWCRKRLRYQRHWSLSKYVKDHVKSSVSFITDFEAILSEHARRNHYDGVICGHIHKAEMREIEGIKYLNCGDWVESCTAIVETYDGEFKIISWLEH, encoded by the coding sequence ATGAGTTCAATAGCCAATGATGAAGAGGTGTTTGCATTTCGTTCTATTTTTATCTCTGACGTGCATTTAGGCACACGCTTTTGCCAAGCGCATGAGTTGTTGGAGTTTTTAAGACGCAGCGAGTGTGAGCACCTTTTTTTAGTGGGCGATATTATTGATGGGTGGGCGATTAAGCGTAAGATGAAATGGGCGCAATCGCACTCAGATGTCATTCAAAAAGTGTTGCGAAAGGCACGAAAAGGGACAAAGGTCACTTACATTACAGGCAATCACGATGAGTTTTTACGCTCTTTTTTGCCTTTAGCATTGGGCGATAGCATTGAAATTCGGGATGAGTATGCGTATGTAAGTCTTCGCAATGAGCGGTATTACATCGCACATGGTGATTTTTTTGACAGTGTCACAATGACCAAACGCTGGTTAGCCCTTTTGGGGGATGTTGGGTACGATATGCTGTTACATGTAAACCAAGTTTTAACGTGGTGTCGTAAAAGATTGCGCTACCAACGTCACTGGTCACTCTCCAAGTATGTCAAAGACCATGTGAAAAGTTCGGTTTCGTTTATTACCGATTTTGAAGCGATTTTAAGTGAACATGCCAGACGTAATCACTACGATGGAGTCATTTGTGGGCATATTCACAAGGCGGAGATGCGAGAAATTGAGGGTATAAAGTACCTAAACTGTGGCGATTGGGTGGAGTCGTGTACCGCTATTGTCGAGACGTATGATGGGGAGTTTAAGATTATTTCATGGCTGGAACACTAA
- a CDS encoding PhoH family protein, whose amino-acid sequence MSVNKVYVLDTNIILHNTNFIKELCDGGNNIIVIPETVLIELEDFKKNFSELGYQARSFARMLASCKVEEVDSGEIFRVVKMRYDDDIAIHLFSKTLYTSDIDSQFINESNDKRILEVASGAQEYYVDYKVIFLSLDVYARMFGLFYNVTVESLREDRSDVPEFEFVKQLPLDSALFNTLDKKLISEFDPEHKSSNYCYEFVSPDGNSEHAIISPAGIIYMLNEELDFRGLEVKPINLKQKFFMKALLSNMYDIHVIDARAGSGKTLMAFVAAMRLVSKGSYEKIVYVRNSIESVDKGADVGYLSGNDEKFRIYNMALYDTLEFIAKKRMKKRDNTQEPQMAIEKKVQELITKYNIEKLWPGEARGRTLSNAIVILDEWQNSSNNTTQLILSRLDNNCKAIVIGSNRQIDNMYLNRFNNGLTSLLKQTKKEQTHISLFAIELDKSVRGKFSHFADEIFGESDKST is encoded by the coding sequence ATGTCAGTCAACAAAGTTTATGTGCTTGATACCAACATTATCTTGCACAATACCAATTTCATCAAAGAGTTGTGTGATGGTGGCAACAACATCATTGTGATTCCCGAGACGGTGCTCATAGAACTAGAGGATTTTAAAAAGAACTTTAGTGAGCTAGGCTATCAGGCTAGAAGTTTCGCTCGTATGCTTGCTTCGTGCAAGGTGGAAGAGGTCGATAGCGGTGAGATTTTCCGTGTGGTGAAGATGCGCTATGATGATGATATTGCCATTCACCTCTTCTCCAAAACTCTCTATACTTCCGATATTGACTCCCAATTTATCAACGAGTCCAACGATAAACGTATTCTTGAGGTTGCCTCGGGGGCGCAGGAGTATTATGTAGATTATAAAGTAATTTTTCTCTCTTTGGACGTGTATGCCCGTATGTTTGGGCTTTTTTACAACGTCACGGTGGAGTCTTTAAGAGAAGATCGAAGCGATGTACCTGAGTTTGAGTTTGTCAAACAGCTTCCACTTGATTCAGCACTCTTTAATACCTTAGATAAAAAACTTATCAGCGAATTTGATCCTGAGCATAAAAGCAGTAATTATTGCTATGAGTTTGTCAGTCCTGATGGCAATTCTGAACATGCGATTATCTCGCCTGCGGGGATTATTTATATGCTCAATGAAGAGCTTGACTTTAGAGGTTTAGAGGTTAAACCCATCAACCTCAAACAGAAGTTTTTTATGAAAGCACTGCTTTCTAACATGTACGATATTCATGTCATTGACGCCAGAGCTGGAAGTGGTAAAACCTTGATGGCATTTGTGGCAGCGATGCGCTTAGTCAGCAAAGGGAGTTACGAAAAAATTGTCTATGTGCGCAACTCCATTGAGAGTGTTGATAAGGGTGCAGATGTGGGGTATCTCTCAGGAAATGACGAGAAATTTCGTATTTATAACATGGCACTTTACGATACCTTAGAGTTTATTGCCAAAAAACGTATGAAAAAACGTGACAATACCCAAGAGCCTCAAATGGCAATTGAAAAAAAAGTGCAAGAGCTCATCACCAAATACAACATCGAAAAACTTTGGCCTGGAGAAGCTCGTGGTCGAACACTTTCCAATGCCATTGTTATTTTAGATGAGTGGCAAAACAGCTCTAACAACACGACACAGCTTATTTTATCGAGGCTTGATAACAACTGTAAAGCCATTGTGATTGGCTCAAACCGCCAAATTGACAATATGTACCTTAACCGCTTTAACAATGGCTTGACCTCGCTTTTAAAGCAGACCAAAAAAGAGCAGACGCACATCTCGCTTTTTGCGATTGAGTTGGATAAATCGGTACGTGGTAAGTTTTCGCACTTTGCCGATGAAATTTTTGGGGAGAGTGATAAGAGCACATGA